A single region of the Prevotella sp. HUN102 genome encodes:
- a CDS encoding low specificity L-threonine aldolase, producing the protein MLSFESDYNNGAHPDVLRYLLETNDEQTPGYGFDRFSECARQKIREACGFPDADIFFLSGGTQTNATVIDGVLQSYEAVISAETGHINVHEATAVEASGHKVIALPSHDGKIAPEELEKFMENFTADENKDHCAQPGMVYITFPTELGTLYSRAELDYIYKVCRRFELPLFVDGARLGYGLMSEECGFDLKWLAAHCDVFYIGGTKVGALCGEAVVFANRKAPKHFFTIVKRHGALMAKGRLIGAQFDALFSDNLYFRISRHAIEMANRLKTIFRNKGYRFVLDSPTNQQFVVLDNTLMERLGNTVLFSRWEPYSDTETVCRFVTSWATRAEDLDALEKCL; encoded by the coding sequence ATGTTATCATTTGAAAGCGATTATAATAATGGTGCCCATCCTGACGTGCTCCGATACCTCTTGGAAACGAACGACGAGCAAACACCCGGCTACGGATTCGACCGTTTCAGCGAGTGCGCACGCCAAAAGATTCGTGAAGCGTGTGGTTTTCCCGATGCCGACATCTTCTTTCTGTCGGGCGGAACGCAGACAAATGCCACTGTCATAGACGGCGTATTGCAGTCTTACGAGGCTGTGATAAGTGCCGAAACAGGCCATATCAATGTTCACGAGGCCACGGCCGTCGAGGCTTCGGGCCACAAAGTGATAGCGTTGCCGTCGCACGATGGCAAGATTGCGCCCGAAGAACTGGAAAAGTTTATGGAGAACTTCACGGCAGACGAGAACAAAGACCATTGCGCGCAGCCGGGAATGGTGTATATCACTTTCCCCACAGAGCTTGGCACGCTCTATTCGCGCGCCGAACTGGACTATATATATAAGGTGTGCCGGCGATTTGAACTGCCCTTGTTCGTCGATGGTGCGCGTCTGGGCTACGGTCTGATGTCGGAGGAATGCGGGTTCGACCTCAAGTGGCTGGCAGCCCATTGCGATGTGTTCTACATCGGAGGCACGAAAGTCGGGGCATTGTGCGGCGAAGCCGTAGTGTTTGCGAACAGGAAGGCTCCCAAACACTTCTTCACAATCGTGAAACGGCACGGCGCACTGATGGCAAAGGGCAGACTGATAGGTGCGCAGTTCGATGCTCTGTTCAGCGATAATCTCTATTTCCGTATCTCCCGCCACGCCATTGAAATGGCGAATCGGCTGAAGACAATCTTCAGGAACAAGGGTTATCGTTTCGTTCTCGACTCACCCACCAATCAGCAGTTCGTGGTTCTCGACAACACATTGATGGAACGTCTCGGCAATACCGTCCTCTTCTCCCGGTGGGAACCTTATTCCGACACCGAGACCGTCTGCCGGTTCGTTACCAGTTGGGCAACGCGTGCAGAGGATTTGGATGCGCTCGAGAAATGCTTGTAG
- a CDS encoding NigD-like C-terminal domain-containing protein, whose protein sequence is MLKRLLFYLVLAALAACENNPYESGDSGLSYLRTDFVEANTNADSRFVSALTDDGEALQLASPLSADWATTPDSTYRALLYYNKKGETVSPIAISKVLVMDIKSADAVEVVEDPVKFNAAWLSKNRKYLNLGLGLKTGKVEGDTKLQSLGVVCDSVKTENGVQTHYLRLHHRQNGVPEYYTTKLYVSIPIAGFRQGDILQLRMNTYEGEVIKSFAVP, encoded by the coding sequence CTGTGAGAACAATCCTTACGAATCGGGCGATTCCGGCTTATCCTATCTCCGAACGGATTTTGTTGAGGCGAATACGAATGCCGATTCACGGTTTGTTTCGGCTCTGACCGACGACGGAGAAGCCTTGCAGCTCGCTTCTCCATTGTCGGCTGACTGGGCAACTACGCCCGATTCCACGTACCGTGCACTGCTTTATTATAACAAGAAAGGAGAAACGGTGTCGCCCATAGCTATTTCCAAGGTTTTAGTAATGGATATCAAGTCTGCCGATGCCGTGGAAGTGGTGGAAGACCCTGTGAAATTCAATGCAGCTTGGCTGAGCAAGAACAGGAAATACCTGAATCTGGGCTTGGGATTGAAGACCGGTAAGGTGGAGGGCGACACGAAATTGCAGTCATTGGGTGTGGTATGCGATTCCGTGAAGACAGAAAATGGCGTGCAAACCCATTATCTCCGTCTGCACCATCGGCAGAATGGCGTTCCCGAATACTATACGACAAAACTTTATGTGAGTATTCCCATTGCCGGATTCCGACAAGGCGACATTCTCCAACTGCGAATGAACACCTATGAGGGCGAAGTGATAAAGTCATTCGCTGTGCCTTAA
- the kbl gene encoding glycine C-acetyltransferase: protein MYGKMKQHLCDTLAEIKEAGLYKEERIIEGPQQAAINVKGKEVLNFCANNYLGLSNHPRLIEGAKKMMDTRGFGMSSVRFICGTQDSHKELEAAISDYFKTEDTILYAACFDANGGVFEPLFTDQDAIISDALNHASIIDGVRLCKAKRYRYANADMAELEKCLQEAQAQRFRIIVTDGVFSMDGNVAPIDKICDLAEKYDALVMVDESHSAGVVGATGHGVSELCNTYDRVDIYTGTLGKAFGGALGGFTTGRKEIIDLLRQRSRPYLFSNSLAPSIIGATLEVFKMLKESNELHDKLVENVNYFRDKMMAAGFDIKPTQSAICAVMLYDAKLSQDYAKRMLDEGIYVTGFYYPVVPKEQARIRVQLSAGHNREHLDKAIAAFIKVGKELGVLK from the coding sequence ATGTATGGAAAAATGAAACAACATCTCTGCGACACACTCGCAGAAATCAAGGAAGCCGGTCTCTACAAAGAGGAAAGAATCATCGAAGGACCTCAGCAGGCTGCCATCAATGTGAAGGGCAAGGAAGTGCTTAACTTCTGCGCAAACAACTATCTCGGCCTTTCCAATCATCCTCGCCTCATCGAAGGTGCAAAGAAGATGATGGACACACGTGGCTTCGGTATGTCGTCGGTGCGCTTCATCTGTGGCACACAGGACAGCCACAAGGAACTGGAAGCAGCTATTTCAGACTATTTCAAGACTGAGGACACAATTCTTTATGCGGCTTGCTTCGATGCAAACGGTGGTGTTTTCGAACCTTTATTTACTGATCAGGATGCCATTATCTCTGATGCGCTCAACCACGCTTCAATCATCGACGGTGTACGTCTCTGCAAGGCAAAGCGTTATCGCTATGCAAACGCCGATATGGCCGAATTGGAGAAGTGCCTTCAGGAGGCTCAGGCACAGCGTTTCCGCATCATCGTTACCGATGGCGTGTTCTCTATGGACGGCAACGTGGCTCCTATCGACAAGATTTGCGACCTCGCTGAAAAGTATGACGCACTCGTTATGGTGGACGAATCGCACTCTGCCGGCGTAGTCGGTGCTACCGGACACGGCGTAAGCGAACTCTGCAACACCTACGACCGCGTGGATATCTACACAGGTACGCTCGGAAAGGCGTTCGGCGGTGCTCTCGGAGGATTCACCACGGGTAGAAAGGAAATCATCGACCTGCTTCGTCAGCGCAGCCGCCCTTATCTTTTCTCCAATTCTTTGGCTCCAAGCATTATCGGTGCTACGCTCGAAGTGTTCAAGATGCTGAAGGAAAGCAACGAACTGCACGATAAGCTCGTTGAAAACGTGAACTATTTCCGCGACAAGATGATGGCAGCAGGCTTCGACATCAAGCCTACACAGAGTGCTATCTGCGCCGTTATGCTCTACGATGCAAAGCTTTCTCAGGACTATGCAAAGCGTATGCTCGACGAAGGAATCTACGTTACGGGATTCTACTATCCGGTAGTTCCGAAGGAACAGGCACGTATTCGTGTTCAGCTTTCAGCCGGTCATAACCGCGAACACCTCGACAAGGCTATCGCAGCATTCATCAAGGTGGGCAAGGAACTCGGTGTTTTGAAATAA
- a CDS encoding NAD-dependent epimerase/dehydratase family protein codes for MKNVLVIGSTGQIGSELTRELRKHCGSDNVVAGYIKGCEPTGELKEGGPAAECDVTNPEMIAEVVKKHNIDTIYNLAALLSVVAENKPKLAWKIGIDGLWNVLEVARENKCAVFTPSSIGSFGTSTPHEMTPQDTVQRPGTIYGVSKVTTELLSDYYQKKYGVDTRSVRFPGLISYLTPPGGGTTDYAVDIFYSAVKGEKFVCPIAKGTRMDMMYMPDAMQACINLMEADPEKLIHHNGFNVTAMSFDPEQIFNEIKKHKPNFEMEYDVDPLKQGIADSWPDSLDDSCARAEWGWNPKFDLNAMTVDMLDKLSKKLLG; via the coding sequence ATGAAAAATGTATTAGTAATTGGCTCTACTGGACAAATCGGTTCTGAGCTGACCAGAGAGTTGAGAAAACATTGTGGAAGCGACAACGTAGTAGCAGGTTATATCAAAGGCTGCGAGCCAACGGGCGAATTAAAGGAAGGCGGTCCGGCGGCGGAATGCGACGTTACCAATCCTGAAATGATTGCAGAGGTTGTGAAGAAGCACAACATCGATACTATCTACAACCTTGCAGCATTGCTTTCTGTTGTTGCGGAAAACAAGCCGAAGCTCGCTTGGAAAATCGGTATCGACGGTCTTTGGAACGTTCTTGAAGTGGCACGCGAGAACAAATGCGCAGTGTTCACACCAAGTTCTATCGGCTCTTTCGGTACAAGCACTCCACACGAAATGACTCCACAGGACACCGTTCAGCGTCCGGGAACAATCTATGGCGTATCAAAGGTTACGACAGAGCTTCTGAGCGACTACTATCAGAAGAAGTACGGCGTGGACACACGCTCCGTTCGTTTCCCGGGTCTTATTTCTTACCTTACACCTCCGGGTGGCGGAACTACCGACTATGCTGTGGATATTTTCTATTCAGCAGTAAAGGGCGAGAAGTTCGTTTGTCCTATTGCAAAGGGCACCCGTATGGATATGATGTATATGCCTGATGCTATGCAGGCTTGTATCAACCTGATGGAGGCAGACCCTGAAAAGTTGATTCATCACAATGGTTTCAACGTAACGGCAATGAGCTTCGACCCAGAGCAGATTTTCAATGAAATCAAGAAGCACAAGCCAAACTTCGAGATGGAATACGATGTGGATCCATTGAAGCAAGGCATTGCAGACAGCTGGCCAGACAGTCTCGACGACTCTTGCGCACGTGCAGAATGGGGTTGGAATCCTAAGTTCGACCTCAACGCAATGACTGTGGATATGCTCGACAAGTTGAGCAAGAAGCTGTTGGGATAA